Proteins from one Paraburkholderia sp. BL10I2N1 genomic window:
- a CDS encoding M48 family metallopeptidase — translation MEKRVVTALAPRCAQARGRPRVNQPALRAITCRRVCAALALAWACVVGTLALPGTARATETPAPAPAPANTNATVSAPESVGAPAAKPAIGLSGTLPASGAAPASTATPAQQTPYGPSPTIRYGGLVVFRNLIPSPMLESQATAEFDEIVRGADHANSLYPATDARVKRVRSTADALIPYSLKWNERAKNWKWDVAVVRSPDIRMYCLPGGKIVVYSGLLDRVRLNDNELGMLLGHEIAHALREHARERLGEQQAAQLGSGSIPQLFGLADLGAAPLGIGSQLLEMKYESTDETEADVIGSDIASRAGFDPRAAVTLWDKLAAATRSNRNQGFIYVHPYTPVRRADIVKRLPDMLPLYAKAIGTTVDALPDYAGIGRPRRKLARD, via the coding sequence GTGGAGAAGCGAGTCGTGACGGCGCTCGCACCGCGTTGCGCGCAGGCGCGAGGCCGGCCGCGCGTGAATCAACCAGCGCTGCGTGCAATCACGTGCCGCAGGGTGTGCGCCGCGCTTGCGCTAGCCTGGGCCTGTGTGGTCGGCACGCTCGCTCTGCCAGGAACCGCCCGCGCGACCGAAACGCCTGCGCCTGCACCGGCCCCCGCGAACACCAACGCGACCGTCAGCGCACCTGAAAGCGTTGGCGCTCCTGCTGCCAAACCTGCAATCGGCTTGTCCGGCACGTTGCCCGCATCCGGTGCGGCGCCGGCCTCGACAGCCACGCCGGCCCAGCAGACCCCATACGGTCCCAGTCCGACGATTCGGTATGGCGGCCTCGTGGTGTTTCGCAACCTGATCCCGTCGCCAATGCTCGAATCGCAGGCCACCGCCGAATTCGACGAAATCGTGCGGGGCGCGGATCACGCGAACAGTCTTTATCCTGCCACCGACGCGCGCGTGAAACGCGTCCGTTCGACCGCCGACGCGCTGATTCCCTATTCGCTGAAGTGGAACGAACGCGCGAAGAACTGGAAGTGGGATGTCGCCGTGGTCCGCTCACCGGACATCCGGATGTACTGCCTGCCCGGCGGCAAGATCGTCGTGTACAGCGGCCTGCTGGACCGCGTGCGCCTGAACGACAACGAACTCGGGATGCTGCTCGGCCACGAGATCGCGCACGCACTGCGCGAGCATGCGCGCGAACGCCTGGGTGAGCAGCAGGCGGCACAACTCGGATCTGGATCGATTCCGCAATTGTTCGGCCTGGCCGATCTGGGTGCGGCGCCGCTCGGCATCGGTTCGCAACTGCTCGAAATGAAATATGAGAGCACCGACGAAACCGAAGCCGACGTGATCGGCAGCGATATCGCGTCGCGCGCGGGCTTCGATCCGCGCGCGGCAGTCACGCTGTGGGACAAGCTCGCGGCAGCGACGCGCAGCAATCGCAACCAGGGCTTCATCTACGTTCACCCGTACACGCCAGTACGTCGCGCCGACATCGTAAAGCGTCTGCCGGACATGCTGCCGCTCTACGCGAAGGCCATCGGCACGACGGTCGACGCGCTACCGGACTACGCCGGCATCGGCCGTCCGCGGCGCAAGCTGGCGCGCGACTAG
- a CDS encoding AmpG family muropeptide MFS transporter gives MSNPPHEAPALTAHEEHPGWRAFLNAHMLICVFLGFTSGLPLFTLVYLVQAWLRSEGVNLKEIGLFALIQFPYTWKFVWAPLMDRYIPRLPGWQPGRRRGWMLVTQILVAGAIAALGFVSPRDSIWTVAALTALVAFFGASQDIVIDAYRRELLSDTQQGLGNAVHVNAYKIAALIPGSLALILSDHLPWTTVFIVTGAFMLPGMIMTLVVGEPKVRGAPPKNLRDAIVLPFREFILRDGWRGALFVLGFIFLYKLGDTMATTLSTSFFLDIGFSRTEIGVIAKTTAFGASLAGGIVGGIWMMRIGIGRGLWIFGILQMLSTLGFAWLAQLGPASPSLGVIYDFAVAASQGVTTLLSWIGVDWTVQLDPRAVALALVYGLETFATGLTMAAFTAYIASTTDPRYTATQFALFTSLASVPRTLASAASGYVVAQIGWFDYFLACTALALPGMLLLFRIAPWRSES, from the coding sequence ATGTCGAACCCGCCACACGAGGCGCCTGCACTTACCGCTCACGAAGAACATCCCGGCTGGCGTGCGTTTCTCAACGCGCACATGCTGATCTGCGTCTTCCTCGGCTTCACGTCGGGGTTGCCGCTATTCACGCTCGTCTACCTGGTGCAGGCGTGGCTGCGCTCTGAAGGCGTCAATCTGAAGGAAATCGGCCTCTTTGCGCTGATCCAGTTCCCCTACACCTGGAAATTCGTCTGGGCACCGCTGATGGACCGCTATATCCCGCGTCTGCCAGGCTGGCAGCCGGGGCGGCGGCGTGGCTGGATGCTCGTCACGCAGATTCTGGTCGCGGGTGCGATTGCGGCGCTGGGTTTCGTGTCTCCGCGTGATTCAATCTGGACCGTCGCGGCGCTGACCGCCCTCGTCGCGTTCTTCGGCGCGAGCCAGGACATTGTGATCGATGCCTACCGGCGCGAACTGCTTTCCGATACGCAGCAGGGTCTCGGCAACGCAGTCCATGTGAACGCTTACAAGATCGCGGCGCTGATACCGGGATCGCTCGCCTTGATCCTGTCGGATCATCTGCCGTGGACTACCGTCTTCATCGTGACGGGTGCGTTCATGCTGCCGGGGATGATCATGACGCTCGTCGTCGGCGAACCCAAAGTGCGCGGCGCGCCGCCCAAAAACCTGCGCGACGCGATCGTGCTGCCGTTCCGCGAATTCATCCTGCGCGACGGCTGGCGCGGCGCGCTGTTCGTGCTCGGTTTCATCTTCCTGTACAAGCTCGGCGACACGATGGCCACCACGCTGTCGACCTCGTTCTTTCTCGACATCGGCTTTTCACGCACGGAAATCGGCGTCATCGCGAAGACGACGGCGTTCGGCGCGAGTCTCGCGGGCGGCATCGTCGGCGGGATCTGGATGATGCGCATCGGCATTGGTCGCGGGCTGTGGATTTTCGGCATCCTGCAGATGCTGTCGACGCTTGGCTTCGCGTGGCTCGCGCAACTTGGGCCAGCTTCGCCGTCGCTGGGCGTGATCTACGATTTTGCGGTTGCGGCGAGTCAGGGCGTGACGACGCTGCTGTCGTGGATCGGAGTCGACTGGACCGTGCAACTCGATCCGCGTGCAGTCGCGCTGGCGCTTGTCTACGGGCTCGAGACCTTCGCGACCGGCCTGACGATGGCGGCCTTCACCGCCTACATCGCAAGCACGACCGATCCGCGCTACACGGCTACGCAGTTCGCGCTGTTCACGAGCCTCGCTTCCGTGCCACGAACATTGGCGTCGGCGGCAAGCGGGTATGTGGTTGCCCAGATCGGCTGGTTCGATTACTTCCTGGCGTGCACCGCGCTTGCGCTGCCCGGCATGCTGCTTCTGTTCAGGATCGCACCGTGGAGAAGCGAGTCGTGA
- the metW gene encoding methionine biosynthesis protein MetW: protein MNQRALDYLATRPDFRAIARWVEPRSTVLDLGCGDGSLLSLLTEELEVSGYGIEINDAGVLASTKNGVNVIQQNLEDGLRLFEDGSFDFAILSQTLQTIHQTAAILRETVRVGKECIVSFPNFGYWPHRLSVLQGRMPVSKSLPFQWHNTPNVRVLTIKDFEALAPEVGIEILDRVVLHGGQAVRWGVNWRGSLAVYRVKKS, encoded by the coding sequence ATGAACCAGCGCGCTCTCGATTATCTTGCGACCCGCCCCGACTTCCGCGCGATTGCCCGCTGGGTCGAGCCGCGCTCGACTGTGCTTGATCTCGGCTGCGGCGACGGCTCGTTGCTGTCGCTCCTGACCGAAGAACTCGAAGTGTCCGGCTATGGCATCGAGATCAACGATGCCGGCGTACTCGCGTCGACGAAAAACGGCGTCAACGTGATCCAGCAGAATCTGGAAGACGGCCTGCGCCTCTTCGAAGACGGGAGCTTCGATTTCGCAATCCTGTCGCAGACGCTGCAGACCATCCACCAGACGGCCGCGATCCTGCGTGAGACCGTGCGGGTCGGCAAGGAATGCATCGTGTCGTTTCCGAATTTCGGCTACTGGCCGCACCGGCTGTCGGTGCTGCAGGGTCGGATGCCAGTATCGAAATCGCTGCCGTTCCAGTGGCACAACACGCCGAACGTGCGCGTGCTCACGATCAAGGATTTCGAGGCCCTCGCGCCGGAAGTCGGCATCGAGATTCTCGACCGCGTCGTGCTGCACGGCGGCCAGGCGGTGCGATGGGGCGTGAACTGGCGTGGTAGTCTTGCGGTCTATCGCGTCAAGAAAAGCTAA
- a CDS encoding homoserine O-acetyltransferase translates to MESIGIVAPQRMHFSEPLLMQNGSSLAGYDLMVETYGTLNAARSNAVLVCHALNASHHVAGVYADDPQNVGWWDNMVGPGKPLDTNRFFVVGVNNLGSCFGSTGPMSINPATQQPYGASFPVVTVEDWVNAQARVADAFGIERFAAVMGGSLGGMQALAWSLMYPERVDHCIVVASTPKLSAQNIAFNEVARSAILSDPDFHGGNYYAHGVKPKRGLRVARMIGHITYLSDDDMAAKFGRALRRAEGALDAYNFNFDVEFEVESYLRYQGDKFADYFDANTYLLITRALDYFDPAKAFDGDLTAALAHTTAKYLIASFSTDWRFAPARSRELVKALLDHKRTVTYAEIDAPHGHDAFLLDDARYHNLMRAYYERIATEVNA, encoded by the coding sequence ATGGAATCGATCGGGATCGTCGCTCCACAAAGAATGCATTTCTCCGAGCCGCTGCTCATGCAGAATGGCAGCTCGCTTGCCGGTTACGATCTGATGGTCGAAACCTACGGCACGCTCAATGCCGCGCGCAGCAATGCCGTGCTGGTGTGCCACGCGCTCAACGCGTCGCATCACGTTGCGGGCGTCTATGCGGACGATCCGCAGAACGTCGGCTGGTGGGACAACATGGTGGGTCCTGGCAAACCGCTCGATACGAACCGCTTCTTCGTGGTCGGCGTGAACAACCTCGGTTCGTGTTTCGGCTCGACCGGCCCGATGAGTATCAATCCGGCGACGCAACAGCCGTACGGCGCGAGCTTTCCGGTCGTCACCGTCGAAGACTGGGTGAACGCTCAGGCGCGGGTTGCCGACGCGTTCGGCATCGAGCGCTTCGCGGCCGTGATGGGCGGCAGCCTTGGCGGCATGCAGGCGCTCGCGTGGAGCCTGATGTATCCGGAGCGCGTCGACCATTGCATCGTGGTCGCCTCCACACCCAAGCTGTCTGCGCAAAACATCGCGTTCAATGAAGTGGCGCGCTCGGCGATCCTGTCGGATCCGGATTTCCACGGCGGCAACTACTACGCGCACGGCGTGAAACCGAAGCGCGGCCTGCGCGTCGCGCGGATGATCGGCCACATCACCTATCTGTCGGACGACGACATGGCCGCGAAGTTCGGCCGTGCGCTGCGCCGTGCGGAAGGCGCGCTCGACGCATACAACTTCAACTTCGACGTGGAGTTCGAAGTGGAGTCGTACCTGCGCTATCAGGGCGACAAGTTCGCCGACTATTTCGACGCCAACACCTACCTGCTGATCACTCGTGCGCTGGACTATTTCGATCCCGCGAAGGCCTTCGATGGCGACCTCACGGCCGCACTCGCGCATACGACGGCGAAATACCTCATCGCCAGCTTTTCGACCGACTGGCGTTTCGCGCCGGCCCGCTCCCGCGAACTGGTGAAGGCGCTGCTCGATCACAAGCGCACGGTGACCTACGCGGAAATCGACGCGCCGCACGGCCACGACGCCTTCCTGCTCGACGACGCGCGCTATCACAACCTGATGCGCGCCTACTACGAACGCATTGCCACCGAGGTGAACGCATGA
- a CDS encoding HdeD family acid-resistance protein, with protein MNRTILSALPPGLSSLSAHWGWLLIRGISAILFGILAFTWPGFTITSLAIVWGAYAIVDGLFALAYGIRGKTRRWSYAFLGLIGIAAGLIAMLWPNETAVILVLIIGWWAVVAGIFEIIYAIQNRRANAHPWLVGLSGLLSLAFGLFVVSHPGAGAVSLVWLIGTYAIFYGILMIVAAIQLRRFRNRT; from the coding sequence ATGAACCGTACTATCCTGTCTGCCCTGCCGCCGGGCCTTTCGTCGCTGTCCGCCCACTGGGGATGGCTTTTGATCCGTGGCATCTCGGCCATCCTGTTCGGTATTCTCGCCTTCACATGGCCCGGCTTCACTATTACGTCGTTGGCAATTGTCTGGGGCGCCTACGCGATCGTCGACGGACTCTTCGCGCTCGCCTACGGCATACGCGGCAAGACGCGGCGCTGGAGCTACGCCTTCCTCGGCCTGATCGGCATCGCCGCCGGGTTGATCGCAATGCTCTGGCCTAACGAGACGGCCGTCATCCTCGTGCTGATCATCGGCTGGTGGGCGGTCGTCGCGGGTATTTTCGAGATCATCTATGCGATCCAGAACCGGCGCGCAAATGCACATCCCTGGCTCGTCGGTCTGTCGGGGCTACTGTCGCTCGCGTTCGGTCTGTTTGTCGTCAGCCACCCGGGCGCCGGCGCGGTGTCGCTGGTCTGGCTGATCGGCACCTATGCGATCTTCTACGGCATTTTGATGATCGTTGCGGCGATCCAGCTAAGGCGTTTCCGCAACCGGACCTGA
- the slmA gene encoding nucleoid occlusion factor SlmA: MQPTDRHDPAVEHQPHTGSTRAPRLKPGERRIHILQTLATMLEAPKNEKITTAALAARLGVSEAALYRHFASKAQMFEGLIEFIEQSIFGLVNQIVDKEPNGILQARAIALMLLNFSAKNPGMTRVLTCEALVGEHERLTERVHQMLERVEASLKQCLRLGLMDANAQADNAAVPLPADYDPVIRASLLISYIIGRWHRYVRSGFRREPGEHADAQLRLILQ, encoded by the coding sequence ATGCAGCCGACTGACAGGCATGACCCGGCAGTAGAACACCAGCCACACACCGGCAGCACCCGTGCGCCGCGCCTGAAACCCGGCGAGCGGCGCATCCATATCCTCCAGACGCTCGCCACGATGCTGGAGGCGCCGAAGAACGAAAAGATCACGACAGCGGCGCTGGCCGCGCGGCTCGGCGTATCGGAGGCCGCGCTTTACCGGCATTTCGCCAGCAAGGCGCAGATGTTCGAAGGTCTGATCGAGTTCATCGAACAGTCGATCTTCGGCCTCGTCAACCAGATCGTCGACAAGGAGCCAAACGGCATCCTTCAGGCCCGAGCCATCGCGTTGATGTTGCTCAACTTTTCTGCAAAAAATCCTGGCATGACCCGCGTGCTTACGTGTGAGGCACTCGTCGGCGAACACGAGCGGTTGACCGAACGCGTCCACCAGATGCTCGAGCGCGTCGAGGCGTCGCTCAAGCAGTGTCTGCGGCTCGGCCTGATGGACGCCAACGCGCAGGCCGATAACGCCGCCGTCCCCCTGCCGGCGGACTACGACCCTGTGATCCGCGCGAGCCTCCTGATCAGCTATATCATCGGTCGATGGCATCGCTACGTGCGTAGCGGCTTTCGCCGCGAACCCGGCGAACATGCCGATGCCCAATTGCGGTTGATTCTTCAGTAG